One region of Pseudomonas glycinae genomic DNA includes:
- a CDS encoding DUF1161 domain-containing protein produces MKKLILAVGLLSLAGGAFAAGKPCEELKAEIAAKLDAKGVSRYSLEIVDKGAAAGGRVVGKCEGGAKEIVYKRD; encoded by the coding sequence ATGAAGAAGTTGATATTGGCAGTAGGTTTGTTGAGCCTTGCGGGTGGTGCGTTTGCTGCCGGCAAGCCTTGTGAAGAACTGAAGGCAGAAATTGCGGCCAAACTCGATGCCAAGGGCGTTTCTAGGTATTCGCTGGAGATCGTCGATAAAGGTGCTGCAGCTGGCGGCAGGGTCGTCGGCAAGTGCGAGGGCGGCGCGAAGGAAATCGTCTACAAGCGCGACTGA
- a CDS encoding LLM class flavin-dependent oxidoreductase, translating to MKQLSDVKFSTLDLVPVRENGSPAQSLRNSLDLAQHVEKFGYTRFWVAEHHNMDGIASSATSVLLGYLAGGTSTIRVGSGGVMLPNHAPLVIAEQFGTLESLYPGRIDLGLGRAPGSDQMTARALRRERSGSADDFPEDVAELARFLGPRTPDQRVIAMPGTGTNVPIWLLGSSLFSAQLAGERGLPYAFASHFAPRFMHEAIRVYRNHFKPSAVLDKPYVMLGVPLVAADTDEQADYLATSVYQRILALMRGQSLVQRPPVKTMDGLWLPHEREAVGDFLGLAMVGSPQKIRAKLEVLIEQTQADELIFTSDLYEHADRLHSYELLAQVMKG from the coding sequence ATGAAGCAACTGTCCGACGTAAAGTTTTCCACCCTCGACCTGGTGCCGGTGCGCGAGAACGGCAGCCCGGCCCAGTCGCTGCGCAACTCGCTGGATCTGGCACAGCACGTCGAAAAGTTCGGCTACACCCGGTTCTGGGTCGCCGAGCACCACAACATGGATGGCATCGCCAGTTCCGCCACCTCGGTGTTGCTGGGCTATCTGGCCGGCGGCACGTCGACCATCCGGGTCGGCTCTGGCGGTGTGATGCTGCCCAACCATGCGCCGCTGGTGATCGCCGAGCAGTTTGGCACCCTTGAAAGCCTCTATCCGGGTCGGATCGACCTCGGCCTGGGCCGTGCACCGGGTTCCGATCAGATGACTGCCCGTGCCCTGCGCCGCGAGCGCTCCGGCAGCGCCGATGACTTCCCTGAAGACGTGGCTGAACTGGCGCGCTTTCTCGGGCCGCGCACCCCTGATCAGCGCGTGATCGCGATGCCGGGCACCGGCACCAATGTACCGATCTGGCTGCTCGGCTCCAGCCTGTTCAGTGCGCAACTGGCCGGCGAGCGCGGTTTGCCCTACGCCTTCGCCTCGCATTTCGCTCCGCGCTTCATGCACGAGGCGATTCGCGTCTACCGCAATCACTTCAAGCCGTCAGCGGTACTCGATAAGCCGTACGTGATGCTCGGCGTGCCGCTGGTGGCCGCGGACACTGATGAACAGGCCGACTACCTGGCGACCTCGGTGTACCAACGAATCCTCGCGCTGATGCGTGGGCAAAGTCTGGTGCAGCGTCCGCCGGTAAAAACCATGGACGGCCTGTGGTTGCCCCACGAGCGTGAGGCGGTGGGGGATTTCCTCGGTCTGGCGATGGTCGGCAGTCCGCAGAAAATCCGCGCGAAACTCGAAGTGCTGATCGAACAGACCCAGGCTGATGAGCTGATCTTCACCAGCGACCTGTACGAACACGCCGACCGCCTGCACTCCTACGAGCTGCTGGCGCAGGTGATGAAGGGCTGA